The following is a genomic window from Alkaliphilus sp. B6464.
GGCTTCCGAAAGTTGTGCTCTTGATGCTGTAGGTGCAACCTTAATTAGAGATATAAAACCTGGTGAAATTATAACTATTAATAAAGAAGGAATTACTTCAACCTATTATACTAAAAAAGAAAAAAGAGCTTCCTGCATATTTGAATATGTTTATTTTGCAAGACCAGATAGCTTAATCGATGGTGTTAACGTATACGAGGCAAGAAAAAATGCAGGTAGGATATTAGCAAAGGAGCATCCTATAGATGTGGATATGGTAATGGCCGTACCAGATTCATCTATTCCTGTAGCTTTAGGATATGCCGAGGAGCTAGGTATTCCATTTGGAGAAGGATTGTTTAAAAATCGTTATGTAGGCAGAACTTTTATAGAGCCAGATCAGTCCTCTAGGGAAAGAGCCTTAAGATTAAAGCTGAGTCCTTTAGGACAAAACATTAAAGGAAAAAAAGTTGTTTTGGTGGATGATTCTATCGTAAGAGGTACTACTAGCAAAAAGATTGTGGCAGATTTAAGAAGTGCAGGAGCTAAAGAAGTTCATCTTAGAATAAGCTCTCCACCTGTTGCTTATAGCTGTTATTTTGGTATAGATACTCCAGATGCTAGTAAATTGCTGGGAGCAACTAAATCTATTGAAGAAATAAGACAAATAGTAGGAGCAGATAGTCTAGGATATATAAGCCTAGATGGTTTAGTGGAATCGACAGGGTTAACTAAGGAGAATTTTTGTATTGCTTGCTTTAATGGAGATTATCCTATAAAGATTTAATGTCTATTGGGAGGTAAGGATGATGGATATAACTTATAAAAGTGCTGGCGTAGATGTTGATGAGGGACAAAGGGCTGTTAAGCTAATGAAGGAACATGTTAAGAGTACTTTTAATTCCAATGTTTTGGCAGACCTAGGTGGTTTTGGAGGATTATTTTCCTTAAATATTAATGACTATAAAGAGCCAGTTTTAGTATCTGGAACTGATGGAGTAGGGACAAAGCTAAAGCTAGCATTTATGATGGATAAACACGATACTATTGGACAGGACTGTGTGGCAATGTGCGTTAATGATATTTTATGCCAAGGTGGAAAACCTTTGTTTTTTCTAGACTATATTGCAACAGGAAAGTTGGTAGGGGAAAAGATAGCACAGATTGTAGGTGGAATTGCTGAAGGATGTAAGCTAGCTGGTAGTGCATTAATAGGAGGAGAAACAGCAGAAATGCCTGGTTTATACAAGGAAGATGAATACGACCTAGCAGGTTTTGCTGTTGGTATTGTTGATAAGGCTGATATAATTACAGGAAAAAATATAGAAGCTGGGGATATTATTTTAGCTTTACCATCTAGTGGTATTCATAGCAACGGTTACTCATTAGTTAGAAAGCTTTTCTTTGATAT
Proteins encoded in this region:
- the purM gene encoding phosphoribosylformylglycinamidine cyclo-ligase, which produces MMDITYKSAGVDVDEGQRAVKLMKEHVKSTFNSNVLADLGGFGGLFSLNINDYKEPVLVSGTDGVGTKLKLAFMMDKHDTIGQDCVAMCVNDILCQGGKPLFFLDYIATGKLVGEKIAQIVGGIAEGCKLAGSALIGGETAEMPGLYKEDEYDLAGFAVGIVDKADIITGKNIEAGDIILALPSSGIHSNGYSLVRKLFFDILDMKTTDYVEEFGQTLGEVLLTPTKIYVNQILSLIKDINVKGICHITGGGFYENIPRILPENVDAKIDIKSWQIPPIFKFIQQKGNISYKEMFSTFNMGVGMAIVVSQEDAQRSMEILKAIGEDVKEIGKIVKGNKQVIL
- the purF gene encoding amidophosphoribosyltransferase, whose translation is MERYLRTFNEINNDKLGEECGIIGMYKWKEDNASKLLFYGLYALQHRGQESAGIASNDGQRSYHYKQMGLVSEVFDDKILSQLGGHISIGHVRYGTVGGSKVENAQPLIAKIGESSISMAHNGSLVNAKEIKKTLENNGEVFKTAIDSEVIIKLLSKYSDENILSSIGKTMDLIKGAYALVIMTEEELIGIRDPYALRPLCLGKLDDGYVLASESCALDAVGATLIRDIKPGEIITINKEGITSTYYTKKEKRASCIFEYVYFARPDSLIDGVNVYEARKNAGRILAKEHPIDVDMVMAVPDSSIPVALGYAEELGIPFGEGLFKNRYVGRTFIEPDQSSRERALRLKLSPLGQNIKGKKVVLVDDSIVRGTTSKKIVADLRSAGAKEVHLRISSPPVAYSCYFGIDTPDASKLLGATKSIEEIRQIVGADSLGYISLDGLVESTGLTKENFCIACFNGDYPIKI